The Chordicoccus furentiruminis DNA window CTGGGCAGTATTGATCTGTCGATCGAGGGCAATATGGGATTTGCGGGATCACTGGCGGCTTATCTGGTGATCAATAATTCCAATTCGAATGATTTCGGGATCTGGGGCATTCTCTTTGTTGTTCTGATCGGCGCGGGGGTCGGTACGATTACGGGATTCCTGCATACAAAGGCAAGGATTGCCAGTTTTATCGTTTCCTATGCCATCGGCTGCATTATGACGGGAGCTGCCGTTCTGATCTACCGGGGGACGCCGATTCAGGTGAAAGATCCGATGTTTAACGCGATCTCGCAGGGGAAACTGATCGGGATTCCCTATCTTACCCTTATTTCCTTTGCCGTGTTTATTATCGGCGCCATCATTATGAATTATACGGCGTTCGGGAGAGCCGTTTATGCCATCGGTGATAATGAGACGGCGGCTGCCTCGACTGGCATTAATATTACGAAAACCAAGATCAAGGTATTTGCGCTGAGCGGCTGCACCGCTGCGATTGCCGGTGTTTTGCTCTGCATGAGGTTGAAACTCGGCCAGTCCAGTATAGGGACCAACCAGATGTTCCCGGTGGTTACAGCGATTGTCCTGGGCGGAGGATCAGTAAGCGGGGGCAAGGGAGGTTCACTGGAATCCTTTGTCGGTGTACTGATCTACACGGAGCTGGCGAACTGGCTGACGCTGATGGGAGTGGATACAAATCTCAAGAAGGTAATCCAGGGCGTCATCATTATCATTGCCGTCGCCGCAACGGTCGAGCACAGCAGAAAAACGGTGGCAAGATAAGCGCGGAGGGAGCATATGAACGAAGTTCTGTTTGAAACGAAAGGCGTGGGAAAGATTTACGGCACCAACACGGTGCTTCACGATATCGATATGCAGATTCACAGCGGGGAAGTGATCGGGCTGATCGGGGAAAACGGCGCGGGAAAGTCAACGCTGATGAAACTGATAAGCGGTGTTGAGAAGCCGTCCATGGGAGAGATGTTCTACATGGGGAAACCTTATTCCGCTTCTTCCATCATTCAGGCAAACCATCAGGGTGTCGGAATGGTCTTTCAGGAGCAGTCGCTGGTTGCCAATCTGACCATTGCGCAGAATATCTATCTTGGCCGTGAAAAAAAGTATTCAAAGGGAGGCATCGTCAGCTGGTCGAAGATGAACCGGGATGCGAAGGAAGCGCTGAAACGGGTCGATCTTAATGTCGATCCTGCCAGAAAAGTCAGGGACATCAATATGGCGACCCGGGAAATGGTGGAGATTGCCAAGGTTCTTGATGCGGTGACGGAGGTGGCAGACGGCCACGCGATCATTCTGCTCGATGAGCCGACAACTGTTCTGTCCGACGATGAAATCAAGGAGATGTATGTTCAGATCAGAAAGATGAAGGAAGCCGGAAATGGCATCGTGTTCATCTCCCATCATCTGGATGAGATTCTGGCTATCACGGATACCATCTATGTATTCAAGGACGGAGCGGAAACGGCCACGCTGCCGACGAAAGGCGCAGACCTGAATCTTCTTTATGAAAAAATGGTCGGACGCAACACTACAGGAGAATTTTATGTCGAGGACAGGCAGACAAAACCGGGTGAGAAGATTCTGCTCGAGGTGCAGGATCTGAGCCTGTTCGGCGCTTTTCAGCATATATCTTTCCAGCTGCATGAAGGGGAGGTCCTTTCTCTCGCCGGTCTGGACGGTTCCGGAATTGAGGATGTCTGTGCCTGTCTGGTCGGTCAGGTGGCCCCGACGGCCGGGAAAATATTCGTGGAAGGAAAGGAAAGGAAATTTTCCAATTCCTGTCAGGCCAGAAAAGCCGGGATCCTCTCAGTGCCAAAAGAGCGTCGGGATGAAGGAATCATCGGTATCATGTCAATTGAGGACAACATCACCATTTCCAGCTATGATCATCTCAAGAAGCACGGGTTCCTTTCGGGAAGGGAAATCAGACGAACGGCAAACCGCTGGATCAAGGAAGCGGACATAAAATGCACCGGGCCTACCGAGCGAATTGCGCAGCTCTCCGGCGGCAATGCGCAGAAGGCGATCATTGCCAGAGCCATTGAAAGCAACTGCAAGATCCTGATTCTGAATCATCCGACGCGGGGAGTCGATGTCGGTGCGAAGCAGGAGATTTACCGCCTTGTCCGGGATATGACCGGGCAGGGACATGCCATCATTGTACTGGGAGATACCCTTGACGAGTGCCTGGGGCTGGCCAGCCGGGTCATCGTTCTTCGAGACGGCGAAATCAGTGGGTCTTTTGATTGCCCTGTATTTGAGAAGCCTTCGCAGCAGGAAGTCGTTCAGTTCATGATGTGAGGAGGACTGGAAAATGGCAGCAAAAAGAGCAAAGGGAAAGACCTTGTCTGATTTTTCACAGTACATGGTCATCCTGAGTGTGATTCTGGTTTTTCTGATCTTTACGGTTTTGAACCATAATTTTGTCAGCGCTTACAGTCTGCAGAACATCATGATCGAGGTGTCACCGCTGATTCTGCTGGCATGCGGCCTGTCTTTTATCATTTTCACAGGAGGAATTGACCTCGGATCCGGCTCCATGGTATCGGCCACCTGCGTGATATCGGGGCTCTATGTGAGCCGATTCGGGAATTGGATTATTCCGATCATGCTTCTGATCGGC harbors:
- a CDS encoding sugar ABC transporter ATP-binding protein, which codes for MNEVLFETKGVGKIYGTNTVLHDIDMQIHSGEVIGLIGENGAGKSTLMKLISGVEKPSMGEMFYMGKPYSASSIIQANHQGVGMVFQEQSLVANLTIAQNIYLGREKKYSKGGIVSWSKMNRDAKEALKRVDLNVDPARKVRDINMATREMVEIAKVLDAVTEVADGHAIILLDEPTTVLSDDEIKEMYVQIRKMKEAGNGIVFISHHLDEILAITDTIYVFKDGAETATLPTKGADLNLLYEKMVGRNTTGEFYVEDRQTKPGEKILLEVQDLSLFGAFQHISFQLHEGEVLSLAGLDGSGIEDVCACLVGQVAPTAGKIFVEGKERKFSNSCQARKAGILSVPKERRDEGIIGIMSIEDNITISSYDHLKKHGFLSGREIRRTANRWIKEADIKCTGPTERIAQLSGGNAQKAIIARAIESNCKILILNHPTRGVDVGAKQEIYRLVRDMTGQGHAIIVLGDTLDECLGLASRVIVLRDGEISGSFDCPVFEKPSQQEVVQFMM
- a CDS encoding ABC transporter permease; translation: MKKKWREQLTTMSVGQQFIAKSEENARMDKIRRYAPLILLIIMTVIGAVSQKNFFTWANIVNIMYQMSIPLVISVGLSFVLLLGSIDLSIEGNMGFAGSLAAYLVINNSNSNDFGIWGILFVVLIGAGVGTITGFLHTKARIASFIVSYAIGCIMTGAAVLIYRGTPIQVKDPMFNAISQGKLIGIPYLTLISFAVFIIGAIIMNYTAFGRAVYAIGDNETAAASTGINITKTKIKVFALSGCTAAIAGVLLCMRLKLGQSSIGTNQMFPVVTAIVLGGGSVSGGKGGSLESFVGVLIYTELANWLTLMGVDTNLKKVIQGVIIIIAVAATVEHSRKTVAR